From Thalassospiraceae bacterium LMO-JJ14:
CACCGGGCAACATGATTGTGACCTTTTCCACATAACTGTGGCATTTTTGTCATCGAATATTGAAAACAGTGTGTTAACGGGTATCTGCAGATATGCTTAAATGGAAAAAAGCACATGGGGGGACGCTGTTACTATGCGTTGCATACGAAATATAGTCGGCACGATTCTGATTTCAATTTTCGCTTTATATCCTGTTGCTTCATGGGCCGGCCCGGCCAGCGAGTTGGTGCAGAGTTTTCAGAGCGGCCTTTTATCGGTGATGAAGGATGCCAAAGAACTGGGAGTCAAAGGCCGGTATGACCGCTTGGAACCCATCATCACGAACACATTTCACCTGCCCTTGATGGCCGGGCTTTCCGCCGGAGCCCATTGGCAAACCGCATCGCGAGACCAGCGGAACAGATTGGTCGAAGCATTTACCGGGATGAGTATCGCCACCCTGGCAACGCTTTTCGATGGGTA
This genomic window contains:
- a CDS encoding ABC transporter substrate-binding protein, with amino-acid sequence MRCIRNIVGTILISIFALYPVASWAGPASELVQSFQSGLLSVMKDAKELGVKGRYDRLEPIITNTFHLPLMAGLSAGAHWQTASRDQRNRLVEAFTGMSIATLATLFDGYSGEQFVVQGEREGPQGITFVDTALKVPGRDSDVAISYVARKSEGQWRLIDVIVDGGISELKVRISEYRLTLTQGGIEALISLLRNKASDLLS